A genomic stretch from Nitrospirota bacterium includes:
- the uvrA gene encoding excinuclease ABC subunit UvrA produces MKSELIIKGARQNNLKNVSLTIPHDAVTVVTGLSGSGKSSLAFDTIFAEGQWRYIESLSTYAQMFLEKLDRPDVDELRNVRPAIALEQRNPVRTSRSTVGTVSEIYDYLRLLFARIGKIVCPKCGNEVKRSHPSSIADDLLLGYPEKRIYILFRVPVPPAGLGALLMELQSKGFGRIKLGEEIVESAAIDPGRRDLTELLVLLDRLVVNPGSRARLVESVETALREGKGEVLVEVLGDKALVFSQALKCASCGALFEPPQPLLFSFNHPLGACKECNGFGNILRYDEDLIVPDRSLSLKQGAIDPWTKPSYKWWMRQMLPGAKKARIDTNIPYRDLSQADREMLFKGTDDFYGVDNFFEHLQGKRYKLHVRVFLSRYRKAATCPVCRGTRLKPEALIVKVGGLDIARVSAMPVSDLAKWFRDLPLGGFEHQAANDILRRMQMKLSFFLRVGLGYLTIDRQTRTLSGGEAQRVNLSNQLALGLTGTLYVLDEPSIGLHPRDTERLAEIIRELSAGDNTVLMVEHDKALIQAADHVVEMGPGAGERGGRVVFAGPARNFLKSSCLTAKYLSGEEAIPVPIRRRKEERKFLEIRSASENNLKGIDVRIPLRTLTCVTGVSGSGKSTLVQDTLYRALAREFALPVETPGTYGSLAGLEHIRGVRLIDQEPIGKTPRSNPVTYVKAFDLIRNLFAGLPDSKRKKFGPGHFSFNVAGGRCPACDGAGVQKIEMYFFEDMFITCEQCGGRRYKPEVLRVLYKGRSISDVLRMTVSEALTFFEGQPRLQDRLRSLTEVGLGYLRLGQPATTLSGGESQRLKISHELGDWKLHDIVYILDEPTTGLHMDDVKRLLGVLDALVIAGNTVIVVEHNLDVIKTADWVIDLGPEGGEGGGRIIAQGTPEEVVEVEESSTGKYLREELGR; encoded by the coding sequence GGCGCGCGCCAGAACAACCTCAAGAACGTGAGCCTCACGATCCCGCACGACGCCGTGACCGTGGTCACCGGCCTGTCAGGCTCGGGCAAGTCATCCCTGGCCTTTGACACGATCTTTGCCGAGGGGCAGTGGCGTTACATCGAGTCCCTGTCCACGTATGCCCAGATGTTCCTCGAGAAGCTCGACCGCCCGGACGTGGACGAACTCCGGAACGTGCGGCCTGCCATCGCGCTCGAGCAGCGAAACCCGGTCAGGACATCGCGCTCGACAGTCGGGACCGTGTCCGAGATATACGACTATCTCCGGCTGCTGTTCGCCAGGATCGGGAAGATCGTCTGTCCGAAGTGCGGAAATGAGGTGAAACGCTCCCACCCCTCCTCGATCGCGGATGATCTTCTGCTCGGCTATCCGGAAAAAAGGATCTACATTCTGTTCCGGGTTCCTGTTCCTCCGGCCGGCCTGGGCGCCCTCCTGATGGAACTCCAGAGCAAGGGCTTTGGAAGGATCAAGCTGGGCGAGGAGATAGTCGAAAGTGCGGCGATCGATCCGGGGAGAAGGGATCTGACCGAGCTGCTGGTGCTTCTGGACCGCCTCGTCGTCAATCCCGGATCCCGGGCGCGGCTGGTCGAGTCCGTAGAGACGGCGCTCCGTGAGGGAAAGGGAGAGGTCCTTGTTGAAGTGCTGGGAGACAAGGCCCTCGTCTTCAGCCAGGCGCTCAAGTGCGCCTCCTGCGGTGCGCTCTTCGAGCCTCCGCAACCCCTCCTCTTTTCCTTTAACCATCCCCTCGGCGCCTGCAAGGAGTGCAACGGCTTCGGCAACATCCTGCGCTATGACGAGGACCTGATCGTGCCGGACAGGTCCCTGAGCCTGAAGCAGGGAGCCATCGATCCCTGGACCAAGCCGTCCTATAAGTGGTGGATGCGCCAGATGCTCCCGGGTGCGAAGAAGGCGCGGATCGACACGAATATTCCGTACCGGGACCTCTCCCAGGCCGATCGGGAAATGCTGTTCAAGGGAACCGACGACTTTTACGGGGTCGACAATTTCTTCGAGCATCTCCAGGGCAAGCGCTACAAGCTCCACGTGCGCGTGTTCCTGAGCAGGTACCGCAAAGCAGCGACCTGCCCGGTTTGCAGGGGAACGCGGCTCAAACCCGAAGCGCTCATCGTCAAGGTGGGCGGGCTTGACATAGCCCGGGTATCAGCCATGCCCGTTTCGGACCTCGCGAAATGGTTCCGCGATCTCCCCCTCGGCGGGTTCGAGCACCAGGCAGCGAACGATATCCTGCGCCGGATGCAGATGAAGCTTTCGTTCTTCCTCCGCGTGGGACTCGGCTATCTCACGATCGACCGGCAGACGCGGACGCTTTCAGGCGGCGAAGCCCAGCGCGTGAACCTCTCAAACCAGCTTGCGCTCGGCCTGACGGGCACCCTGTATGTGCTCGACGAGCCGAGCATCGGACTGCACCCGCGCGACACGGAGCGGCTCGCTGAGATCATCCGGGAACTGTCCGCCGGGGACAATACCGTGCTCATGGTCGAGCACGATAAAGCGCTCATACAGGCTGCGGACCATGTGGTTGAGATGGGGCCGGGAGCGGGCGAGCGCGGAGGCCGTGTTGTGTTCGCGGGACCTGCACGCAATTTCCTGAAGAGTTCCTGCCTCACGGCAAAGTATCTTTCGGGCGAGGAAGCAATCCCGGTCCCCATCAGGAGGCGGAAAGAGGAGCGAAAGTTCCTTGAGATCCGGTCGGCTTCGGAGAACAACCTGAAAGGGATCGATGTGCGCATTCCGCTCAGGACCCTGACCTGCGTCACCGGCGTCTCGGGCTCGGGAAAGTCCACGCTCGTACAGGACACGCTGTACCGGGCCCTCGCGCGCGAGTTCGCCCTCCCGGTCGAAACGCCGGGAACTTACGGGTCGCTCGCAGGGCTCGAGCATATCAGGGGAGTCCGGCTCATCGACCAGGAGCCGATCGGCAAGACGCCGCGCTCCAACCCGGTCACCTACGTGAAGGCCTTCGACCTTATCCGGAACCTTTTTGCGGGACTGCCCGACTCGAAACGAAAGAAGTTCGGACCCGGCCATTTTTCCTTCAATGTTGCGGGCGGAAGGTGCCCGGCGTGCGACGGCGCCGGTGTGCAGAAGATCGAGATGTACTTTTTCGAAGATATGTTCATCACCTGCGAGCAGTGCGGGGGCAGGCGCTACAAACCGGAGGTCCTCAGGGTACTCTACAAGGGAAGAAGCATCTCCGACGTGCTCCGGATGACGGTGAGCGAGGCCCTCACCTTCTTCGAGGGGCAGCCGCGGCTCCAGGACAGGCTCCGCTCGCTCACGGAGGTCGGGCTCGGATATCTCCGCCTGGGGCAGCCGGCAACAACGCTGTCAGGCGGGGAAAGCCAGCGGCTCAAGATATCCCATGAACTGGGCGACTGGAAACTGCACGATATAGTGTACATTCTCGACGAGCCGACGACCGGCCTCCACATGGACGATGTCAAGCGTCTGCTCGGCGTGCTGGATGCGCTCGTGATTGCGGGGAACACCGTGATCGTCGTGGAGCACAACCTCGACGTGATCAAGACCGCTGACTGGGTCATCGACCTCGGGCCCGAGGGTGGCGAAGGCGGCGGCAGGATCATAGCGCAGGGCACGCCTGAAGAGGTAGTGGAAGTCGAAGAGTCCTCTACAGGGAAATATCTCAGGGAGGAACTGGGACGGTAG
- a CDS encoding efflux RND transporter periplasmic adaptor subunit has translation MTKEVSTSKGARRLFISGAGLVALAFILLLVLFENRRGYLMNETRDRLAAVKAGPEVQVVIARHSSGERLLRLTGEARPYAAVTLYAKVSGYLKEIRVDKGDRVNAGQVLAVIESPELDRQYESAVVDAQDKRRDAGREKILVEKNLVSQQDADHAEAAAREAEANAEALKTQKEYEILRAPFRGTVTARFADPGALVQSAANSQTTALPLVSVSQTDRLRVYVYLDQKDAAVVRIGNRAEITDPSRPDVKLAASITRISGELDPKTRTLLAELDVDNKQGLLLAGSFVQVSLKLKTSPSLEIPAEALLMKGEKAFAAIISEGDKVHFLPIVVADSDGKMVQIRSGLEEGQQLVLNPGFGIADGAQVQPVEATAR, from the coding sequence ATGACTAAGGAAGTCTCAACGTCGAAAGGAGCGCGCAGGCTTTTTATTTCCGGGGCCGGCCTGGTTGCCCTTGCCTTCATCCTGCTGCTGGTCCTGTTCGAGAACCGAAGGGGCTATCTCATGAATGAGACAAGGGACAGGCTCGCGGCGGTGAAGGCCGGTCCTGAGGTCCAGGTCGTCATTGCAAGACATTCCTCGGGAGAACGTTTGCTGCGGCTCACCGGTGAAGCGAGGCCCTATGCCGCGGTCACCCTCTATGCCAAGGTGAGCGGCTACCTGAAAGAGATCAGGGTCGATAAAGGAGACCGGGTGAATGCGGGGCAGGTCCTTGCGGTCATCGAATCGCCTGAGCTCGACCGCCAGTACGAGTCCGCTGTTGTGGACGCCCAGGACAAGCGAAGGGACGCGGGCCGTGAAAAGATCCTCGTGGAAAAGAACCTTGTTTCCCAGCAGGACGCCGATCATGCCGAAGCCGCCGCCCGCGAAGCCGAGGCGAATGCGGAAGCGCTCAAGACCCAGAAAGAGTATGAAATCCTTCGCGCGCCGTTTCGTGGCACCGTGACCGCCCGCTTTGCGGACCCCGGCGCCCTGGTTCAGAGCGCTGCCAACTCTCAGACAACGGCATTGCCGCTTGTGTCGGTCTCCCAGACGGACAGACTGCGGGTATACGTTTATCTTGACCAGAAGGACGCGGCCGTCGTCCGCATCGGAAACCGCGCCGAGATAACCGATCCCTCCCGTCCCGATGTCAAGCTCGCCGCTTCCATCACCAGGATAAGCGGAGAGCTGGACCCCAAGACCCGGACGCTCCTGGCGGAGCTCGACGTCGATAATAAGCAGGGATTGCTCCTGGCCGGAAGCTTTGTGCAGGTGTCGCTGAAGCTCAAGACCTCGCCATCCCTTGAAATTCCCGCAGAGGCGCTTCTGATGAAGGGAGAGAAGGCCTTTGCCGCGATCATCTCGGAGGGCGACAAGGTTCATTTTCTGCCCATTGTGGTGGCAGACAGCGACGGGAAGATGGTCCAGATACGTTCAGGGCTTGAGGAAGGGCAGCAACTGGTACTGAATCCCGGCTTCGGCATCGCCGACGGTGCGCAGGTGCAGCCGGTCGAAGCAACCGCGAGATAG